Proteins from a genomic interval of Oxyura jamaicensis isolate SHBP4307 breed ruddy duck chromosome 10, BPBGC_Ojam_1.0, whole genome shotgun sequence:
- the INSYN1 gene encoding inhibitory synaptic factor 1 has product MDSRSCRDRQPSDPPGSSSSSSNCSSGKSDGERERIRSRMKMVIGQLEGILQELKEVAKELREVVSQIDRLTSDFEFELEPDDWTTATASSTSSSEKGGAAFELGPLDFAAADILSDSWEFCSFLDASTPSDQGDGPEPPRPQPPPCRQPDYRLMNGGVPIANGPRGGTPDSSSEEAFGAHHRGPHQRPAGTRERVRFSDKVLYHALCCDDDDGDGADEGSPGEDCGEEPGRKATSKHPPGGGGGGPAAARRPTRNSSTQTVADKSTQTVLPYIRQKSKRKN; this is encoded by the exons ATGGACTCGCGGAGCTGCCGGGACAGGCAGCCCAGTGACccccccggcagcagcagcagcagcagcaactgtaGCAGCGGCAAAAGCGACGGCGAGAGGGAGAGGATCCGCAGCCGGATGAAAATGGTCATCGGGCAGCTGGAAGGCATCTTGCAGGAGCTCAAGGAGGTCGCCAAGGAGCTCCGAGAG GTGGTGAGCCAGATCGACCGTCTGACGTCCGACTTCGAGTTCGAGCTGGAGCCGGACGACTGGACAACGGCGACggccagcagcacctccagcagcgAGAAAGGGGGCGCCGCCTTCGAGCTGGGACCCCTCGACTTCGCCGCTGCCGACATCCTCTCCGACAGCTGGGAGTTCTGCTCCTTCCTCGACGCCTCCACCCCCTCCGACCAAGGGGACGGTCCCGAGCCCCCCCGGCCGCAGCCGCCGCCGTGCCGCCAGCCCGACTACCGGCTGATGAACGGCGGCGTCCCCATTGCCAACGGGCCCCGGGGGGGGACCCCGGACTCCTCCAGCGAGGAGGCGTTCGGTGCCCACCACAGGGGTCCCCACCAGCGGCCGGCCGGCACGCGGGAGCGGGTCCGCTTCAGCGACAAGGTGCTGTACCACGCGCTGTGCTGCGACGACGACGACGGGGACGGTGCCGACGAAGGCTCCCCGGGTGAGGATTGTGGCGAGGAGCCCGGCCGCAAGGCGACCTCGAAGCATCCCCCTGGGGGTGGCGGcggggggccggcggcggcccggCGGCCGACGAGGAACAGCAGCACACAGACTGTGGCTGACAAAAGCACCCAGACGGTGCTGCCTTACAtcaggcagaaaagcaaaaggaaaaactga
- the LOC118172154 gene encoding zona pellucida sperm-binding protein 3-like, translating into MGSGSSLGIALLCWALAEVVSYSPWDLSPRDSGVLRVRGDSSWRWPQVPSFSQPSPWAWVDVSQLQAAAPLHPVAVQCQEAQVVLTVHRDLFGTGRLVRAGDLTLGTAGCPPTAQNAAENVVTFVAGLHECGSTLQMTPDSLIYKTSLFYKPTPAGNTVIVRTSPAVVPIECHYPRKSNVSSNAVRPTWAPFHSTLSGEEKLVFSLRLMSDDWSSERLSNGFQLGESLHLQADVVAGGHVPLRLFVEDCVATLSADRSSLPRYALIDLSGCLVDGRADDSTSAFVSPRPRQETLQFVVDAFKFAGDDRNLIYITCHLKVSPADQAPNPLNKACSFNKASSLWAPVEGTGDICSCCETGNCALYGGYSRRNNPLARWPGRRLRRDISSRQGGSSRAEAEVSLGPLLILDPAQGLRSASGRLVPAGKAPQGAAEGLPMLVQVIMLAAAAVLSLTALGIFIMCRKCSCPLGMSL; encoded by the exons ATGGGGTCTGGAAGCAGCCTGGGTATTGCTCTGCTATGCTGGGCCCTGGCTGAAGTGGTATCTTACAGCCCCTGGGATCTTTCCCCAAGGGACTCAGGGGTCTTGAGGGTCCGAGGGGACTCTTCATGGAGATGGCCCCAGGTgccttccttctcccagccctccccgtGGGCATGGGTGGATGTctcccagctccaggctgctgcccccctgcaccctgtggctgtgcagtgccaggaggcGCAGGTGGTGCTCACGGTGCACCGGGACCTCTTTGGCACCGGGCGCCTGGTCCGGGCTGGGGACCTGACCCTGGGCACAGCTGGCTGCCCGCCCACAGCCCAAAATGCTGCTGAGAACGTGGTGACCTTTGTGGCTGGGCTGCATGAGTGCGGCAGCACCCTACAG ATGACCCCAGACTCCCTGATCTACAAAACAAGCTTGTTCTACAAACCCACACCTGCTGGCAATACGGTCATTGTAAGAACTAGCCCAGCCGTGGTTCCTATTGAGTGTCACTACCCCAG GAAGAGCAACGTGAGCAGTAATGCCGTCCGGCCTACCTGGGCTCCCTTCCACTCCACGCTGTCAGGGGAAGAGAAGCTGGTGTTCTCCCTGCGCCTCATGAGTG ATGACTGGAGCTCCGAGAGGCTCTCCAATGGCTTCCAGCTGGGAGAAAGCCTGCACCTCCAGGCTGATGTTGTGGCGGGGGGCCACGTGCCCCTGCGGCTCTTTGTGGAGGACTGCGTGGCGACTCTGAGTGCAGACCGGAGCTCCTTGCCCCGCTATGCCTTGATTGACCTCAGCGG GTGCTTGGTGGATGGGAGAGCTGATGACTCCACCTCAGCCTTTGTGTCCCCGCGGCCGAGGCAGGAAACACTGCAGTTTGTGGTCGATGCTTTCAAGTTCGCAGGAGATGACAGGAACCTG ATCTACATCACCTGCCACCTGAAGGTCTCCCCGGCTGACCAGGCCCCAAACCCACTGAACAAGGCCTGTTCCTTCAACAAAGCCAGCAGCCT CTGGGCTCCCGTGGAGGGCACTGGGGACATCTGCAGCTGCTGCGAGACAGGCAACTGTGCACTGTACGGAGGCTACTCCCGGAGAAATAACCCCCTCGCCAGGTGGCCAGGGAGGCGCTTGAGGAGGGACATCTCTTCCAGGCAAG GTGGGTCCTCAAGAGCAGAGGCTGAAGTCTCACTTGGACCACTGTTAATCCTTGACCCAGCTCAGGGGTTACGGAGTGCCTCAGGACGGCTTGTACCAGCAGGGAAGGCACCACAGG gtGCTGCTGAAGGACTTCCTATGCTGGTCCAAGTCATCAtgcttgcagcagctgctgtgctgagcttAACTGCCCTTGGAATATTTATCATGTGCAGAAAGTGCAGTTGCCCTCTGGGAATGTCATTGTAA